A stretch of the Snodgrassella alvi genome encodes the following:
- a CDS encoding penicillin-binding protein 2, which yields MLIKNDYKPRMLTREVQQVKPVTTNGRIVLVLGALAVAFAMLIGRGVYLQTEKHEFLKEQGDQRFVRTLPLVATRGTITDRNGAALAISAPADSLYAVPSAMEQMPTDAQLQQLSALIDVPLATIKSRLSRNKDFIYLKRQLPPEVAEKVAALNIKGLAFQHESKRHYPMGPIFSHIIGFTNIDGKGQEGLELSRESVLHGVDGAKVVLRDNKGNIVDSLDSPRNQPPRNGTNMVLSVDQRIQSIAYESLNKAMQFHQASAGSVVVLDGKTGEILALVNSPGYDPNNPGATESDARRNRAVTDMIEPGSAMKPFTIAKGLDSGKIRPSSGFNTLPYKIGPATVRDTHNYPYLDVRGIIQKSSNVGTSKISAMFTPEEMYNMYTSIGFGHRMHSGFPGETPGVVRDWHSWRPIEQATMSFGYGIQMSLLQLARAYTIFTNDGVLLPVSFLKLDKAPQGERIIQPKTAQEVRHMMIAVTQPGGTGLQGAIDGYDVAAKTGTARMLVDGHYSDSKHMATFIGFAPADNPRVIVAVNIQNPTANGYYGGPVSGPVFHDVMVGTLNVLGVSPTRPVKTSVHTEKH from the coding sequence ATGTTAATTAAAAACGATTATAAGCCACGCATGCTGACCCGCGAAGTGCAGCAGGTAAAACCTGTGACCACGAACGGAAGAATAGTATTGGTGCTGGGTGCTCTGGCTGTGGCCTTCGCCATGCTAATCGGACGCGGTGTGTATTTACAGACTGAAAAACACGAATTTTTAAAAGAACAAGGTGACCAGAGATTTGTGCGTACTCTGCCATTGGTGGCCACACGCGGCACAATTACTGACCGTAATGGCGCGGCACTGGCTATCAGTGCGCCGGCTGATTCTTTGTATGCAGTGCCTTCAGCCATGGAGCAGATGCCGACCGATGCGCAACTACAGCAATTGTCAGCTTTGATAGATGTGCCATTGGCAACGATTAAAAGCCGTCTCAGCCGTAATAAAGACTTTATCTATCTGAAACGTCAGCTGCCACCAGAAGTTGCCGAAAAAGTTGCTGCGCTTAATATAAAAGGCCTGGCATTTCAACATGAAAGTAAGCGTCATTATCCTATGGGGCCGATTTTTTCCCATATTATTGGTTTCACTAATATTGACGGCAAAGGACAGGAAGGCTTGGAGCTGTCCCGCGAAAGTGTTCTGCACGGTGTAGACGGTGCTAAAGTGGTATTACGCGATAACAAAGGCAACATAGTTGACAGTCTAGATTCACCACGTAACCAGCCGCCCAGAAATGGTACCAATATGGTACTGTCCGTTGATCAGCGTATTCAGTCTATTGCTTATGAGTCTTTAAATAAAGCAATGCAATTCCATCAAGCTTCAGCGGGTTCGGTAGTGGTACTGGATGGTAAAACAGGGGAAATTCTTGCACTGGTAAATTCACCGGGATATGACCCTAATAACCCTGGAGCCACAGAGAGTGATGCCCGCCGTAACCGTGCGGTAACCGATATGATTGAGCCGGGTAGTGCGATGAAACCGTTTACCATTGCTAAAGGGCTGGACAGCGGTAAAATCAGACCTAGCAGCGGTTTCAATACTCTACCGTATAAAATTGGTCCGGCCACAGTGCGGGATACACATAATTACCCTTACCTAGATGTCCGCGGCATTATTCAGAAGTCGTCTAATGTAGGTACAAGTAAAATTTCTGCTATGTTTACGCCGGAAGAAATGTACAACATGTATACTTCTATCGGTTTTGGCCATCGCATGCATTCTGGTTTTCCCGGTGAAACACCAGGGGTCGTGCGTGACTGGCATAGCTGGCGCCCTATTGAGCAGGCAACCATGTCTTTTGGATACGGCATTCAGATGAGTTTGCTCCAGTTGGCACGTGCATACACCATATTTACTAATGATGGTGTACTATTGCCGGTAAGTTTTCTGAAACTGGACAAAGCACCGCAGGGTGAGCGTATCATCCAGCCGAAAACGGCGCAGGAAGTACGGCATATGATGATTGCCGTTACCCAACCAGGTGGTACCGGCCTGCAAGGTGCGATTGATGGCTATGATGTTGCAGCAAAAACTGGTACTGCACGTATGCTTGTTGATGGTCATTACTCAGATTCCAAGCACATGGCTACATTCATTGGTTTTGCACCGGCAGACAATCCGCGAGTAATTGTAGCAGTGAATATCCAGAATCCTACTGCCAATGGCTATTATGGTGGTCCGGTTTCCGGTCCGGTATTCCATGATGTGATGGTCGGCACATTGAATGTGCTTGGTGTTTCACCTACAAGACCAGTTAAGACAAGTGTGCATACTGAAAAACATTAA
- the ftsL gene encoding cell division protein FtsL: protein MNKINIILLVLVLASAFAVVTVQDRSRQFFIALDKAQKGESLLNEDFSRLKLAQARLSNHQLIQDASARQNLHSPSLAETRMLAAPRPVK, encoded by the coding sequence ATGAATAAAATCAACATTATTTTGCTGGTATTAGTACTGGCTTCAGCTTTTGCTGTTGTAACAGTACAAGATCGTTCGCGCCAGTTTTTTATAGCGTTGGATAAGGCTCAAAAAGGGGAGAGTCTTTTAAATGAAGATTTCAGCCGGCTGAAATTGGCACAGGCGCGGCTATCCAATCATCAGCTGATTCAGGACGCTTCAGCACGCCAGAATCTGCATTCACCATCATTGGCCGAGACACGGATGCTGGCTGCTCCGCGGCCTGTTAAATGA